GAACTGCAAATTCTTTAGTAGAAAGTTTGAAAGTTTGATTATCAAGTATCGCTTCAAATGTTTTGGGGTTTAATATAAGCCCGTTATGTTCAATTAACGGTTCAGCTCTTCCATTTTTTCGACGTAAAAGCGCTCGAAGCCGTGCCAGCAGTTCATCTAAACTAAATGGTTTAACCAGATAATCATCTGCTCCCGCATCTAATCCCCCAACACGATCTTGAATCGAATCTTTTGCGGTTAAAATAATGGTTGGAACTTGGTTGTGTTTCTGCCGTATTATCTGTAAAAGCTCTATCCCTGAATAATCGGGTAACCCCAAATCTAAAAGCATGATGTCATAGGCATTGGTTTCAAGGGCAAAAGAACCATCACCTGCTGTCTTCGCCCAATCCACACTGTATCCTTCAGCTTTAAGCCCTTTTTGCAGACTTTCACCGACCATTCCATCATCTTCAACTAACAGTAGTTTCATCTATATCTCCCCATCAGTCTGCATTCGGGCCTTCAACTTT
This genomic window from Sulfuricurvum sp. contains:
- a CDS encoding response regulator; the protein is MKLLLVEDDGMVGESLQKGLKAEGYSVDWAKTAGDGSFALETNAYDIMLLDLGLPDYSGIELLQIIRQKHNQVPTIILTAKDSIQDRVGGLDAGADDYLVKPFSLDELLARLRALLRRKNGRAEPLIEHNGLILNPKTFEAILDNQTFKLSTKEFAVLMALIKTPGAPLSKGQLEAQLYGWEDSNQSNTIEVFIHSLRRKLGQEWIKNIRGLGYFIPKNPRKETH